The Candidatus Zixiibacteriota bacterium DNA window AAAAGTGGATCTCGAGGGTTAAAAATGTTAGCCCGAAGTCGATAAGTAAAATAGTTTCACATAAAAACAATTAATGAATCAGGATAACATTAAAAAAGATGCAATTCGCCGGGACTGTTCAGTTATGAGATTCTTTTCTGCTGTGGAAGCGACCCTGTTTGAGAACCTGCGCGAATTCTGCTGTTGTTTTGAGTATTCCAATATGGCTTTAAGCCTGCGACAATTGATTAATTCTGAAACCTGTTTCAAGTCGGAGTATGTTGCGGTCACTCCTGACGAGGCAGGTTTTTCTGCCGGTAACAGATTCCGGAACACCTCGCTTTTTGAGGACAATCCGGTTTCAGATACAAACGATATCTTCTACCAGTACGATGGGGTAGAAATTTCCTGCAATGTAACTGACAATTATGAGAGGCGTGCACGGCTTTTGTGCGGCCTGGCGTTGCCGGAATCAACACATAAATCTGCTCGCGATGAAACCCTGAACCTGTCACGAGCTCTCAAGCGCGAGATAGATTACAACCTCAAGCCGGGGCTGATGCGTTCACGCGACTCACTCTCGGTATTCATTCACCAGTTGCGCAACCCGCTGGCCACTGTAATCACGGCCGCCTCGCAAATTGAATCCAAGACCGATGACCGCTTCGATGATGATGACCGGATGCTGATGCAGTTTATAATCACTGAATCAGAACGGATCGAGAAATTTTTAAATATGTATTCACGCTACAATAAGGCGCGTCGCCTGGATATCCGCCAGATTCGTCTGGTTAACCTGGTCGATATTCTCAGGGAAGCCTGTGGCAAGATCGAAGCTGATGGTGTCGAGGTCGAATTCGCCTCGGGGATTGCTGACGGCCATATCTTTGTCGATGCTGATCCCGAGAAACTGTCCGAGGCCCTGACCCAGCTCGCACGCAACGGCATTGAAGCACTCGCTGGTCAAGCTGGCAGGATTCGTGTTGAAATTTCAAATGATCACAACCAAATCATTATAAAAGTTACTGATAATGGACCTGGAATCAGGCCGGAGATACTAAGGAAGGTAAAAGAGCCCTTTTTTTCCACCAAGGAAGGTGGTTCCGGTCTGGGATTAAGCGTGGTATCCAGGATTGCCTCGGCTCACGGGGGCCGGCTGGTTATCGATTCGGAAGGCCGACGGAAGACACAGGTCGCTATGCAGTTACCGTGCAAAAAAACGTTGTAATATAGAGGAGAAATGGGCTGTACAATGGATAGGATTTTGATCGTTGATGATGAAGTTGCCCTCCGGCAATCATTGACCATTCTGCTATCGCGCAAGGGCTACGCGGTCGACACCGCATCCAGCGCCGACGAGGCATTGACAATCATGGAATCCAGGCGTTATGACCTGGTGATCACGGACTTGAGAATGGAAGATATGGACGGCATGCAGCTTCTAAATAAAGTTAAAACCACTCATCCCGACACCGAAGTTATTCTGATGACCGCCTACGGTTCGATCGGCGGGGCGGTGGAGGCGATGAAACTGGGTGCTTTCGACTATGTAACCAAACCGTTCAAAAACGACCAATTGATCGTGGTAGTAGAGAAGTCCCTGGAGAGGCGCAAGCTGATCTCGGAGGTAAAATACCTGCGCGAAGCCCTCCAGAAAGACTTTTCCGAGGACAATATCGTAGTCCAGTCCGAACAGATGCGTTCTGTGATGGATCTGGTGCGCAAGATCGCACCCCAGAATTTATCAGTCCTGATTACCGGCGACTCCGGTACCGGAAAGGAAGTGATCGCCAAAGCGATTCACAATATATCCGACCGTTCAGGCAATCGCTTTATGGCGGTAAACTGCTCGGCTATGCCGGAACAACTCCTGGAAAGCGAGCTGTTCGGTCACATGAAAGGTTCCTTCACCGGCGCTACCGCCAGCAAGAAGGGGATGTTCGAGGAAGCTTCGGACGGAACTCTGCTTCTGGATGAAATCGGTGATATGCCCCTGGGACTGCAATCCAAGCTGTTGCGGGTCCTCGAAGAGAAAGCGATCAAGCCGGTCGGTTCCAACCTCGAAGTCGAGACCGATGTGCGTGTACTCGCCGCAACCAACAAAAACCTGGCAGAGATGGTCAAAGAGGGCAAATTCCGCGAAGACCTGTACTACCGCCTGGATGTTATCAGACTGCATATACCACCATTGAACGAACGACGCGAAGATATCGTGCCCCTGGCCGAATTTTTCCTCAGGCAGTATCGAGACGAGCTCGGCAAGCCCTCGATCAATCTGGGAAATTCCGCTGTCAATGCTCTGATAAATCACAGTTGGCCCGGCAATGTACGTGAACTGAAAAATACGATCAAGCGCTCGATGGCACTGGCCAACAAGGACATCCTGGAAAGCGAAGATGTCTACTTCGTCCCGTCCGATTTAAGCGCGCCCAAACCGGGACGCCTGGAGATCAAGCGACCTCCCGAGAACAACACGCTCGAGGACAGCCAGAGAGAGCATATCAGGCGAGCCCTGATAGCCAATAACTGGAATTATACCAAGACCTCCAAGCAACTCGGAATCGGCAGAACCACGCTCTGGCGCAAGGTCAAAAAGTATGACCTGAAACAGGAATTGGTTTCTCATTGAAACGGCCCGAACAAAAATAGAACAGCGTAAGTTCTATTTTAGAACATAGATATTAAAAGGGGATTTTGGAGGGCTGTTAAAGATTATATACAGCAACGACTTGCAGTCTGTGAATAATCTTTTCAGTATGGCATGGTAATTGCAAAAAGCTGGGTGTCATGGAAGATCAAATCCTGAAAAAAGAAATCCTTTTGGTGGATGACAACCTCAGTTTTTTGAAGTCGATGCAACTCGCGCTAAAGAAGATCGGCCTCAAATGCCAGATCTGTCAGAATCTGCAGATGGCGCGCGATTATCTGCAGGACAGAAAATACGATCTGGTAATCTGCGATTATTTTATGCCTGATTGTGATGGTAAATCCGCTCTGGATGAGTTAGGTGAGTTAAACCGCAGTTGTCAGCTGGTGTTGACGTCCTCCTATCCTCTCGATATGGAATTCAAAAAGACGGACAGGTTTGTTTTTGTAGACAAGCTGAGTCTGTTAGAGTGGATATCGGACAATCATGTACAATACCAAATCGCCTGAAGAAGACCAGTTCTATCAAAACAGCTATATCGATTCAAGACTCAACCGCACGGTTCTTGAAGACAGCAGGCCGGAAATCGGGTTTACCGACAAGGCCCAGAACGCGGTATTCAAAAGCCTCAAAAAGGTCATCAAAAATTCATATACCAGAAATGAACTGTTCATCAAACTGACCTCACGGCTGGACAAGTTTTTTTCAATAAACCGTGCCAGTATGGCATTTTACGAGGAATCCAGAGATCTCGT harbors:
- a CDS encoding response regulator, producing MEDQILKKEILLVDDNLSFLKSMQLALKKIGLKCQICQNLQMARDYLQDRKYDLVICDYFMPDCDGKSALDELGELNRSCQLVLTSSYPLDMEFKKTDRFVFVDKLSLLEWISDNHVQYQIA
- a CDS encoding response regulator, with the translated sequence MGCTMDRILIVDDEVALRQSLTILLSRKGYAVDTASSADEALTIMESRRYDLVITDLRMEDMDGMQLLNKVKTTHPDTEVILMTAYGSIGGAVEAMKLGAFDYVTKPFKNDQLIVVVEKSLERRKLISEVKYLREALQKDFSEDNIVVQSEQMRSVMDLVRKIAPQNLSVLITGDSGTGKEVIAKAIHNISDRSGNRFMAVNCSAMPEQLLESELFGHMKGSFTGATASKKGMFEEASDGTLLLDEIGDMPLGLQSKLLRVLEEKAIKPVGSNLEVETDVRVLAATNKNLAEMVKEGKFREDLYYRLDVIRLHIPPLNERREDIVPLAEFFLRQYRDELGKPSINLGNSAVNALINHSWPGNVRELKNTIKRSMALANKDILESEDVYFVPSDLSAPKPGRLEIKRPPENNTLEDSQREHIRRALIANNWNYTKTSKQLGIGRTTLWRKVKKYDLKQELVSH